From one Bacillus sp. FJAT-42376 genomic stretch:
- a CDS encoding YhgE/Pip domain-containing protein: MKGFTSLKGEFQEIARKKKLLIAVIAVLLIPVLYSGTFLWAFWDPYGKVDQLPVAVVNKDKGADFEGEKLTIGKDFVDELKENKKFNWQFVDEAEANRGLENRKYYMKIEVPENFSQNATTLQDVHPKRLELIYTPNEGTNYLSTKIGDSAMEKVKAEVSSEVTKTYAESMFDNIKDVAKGLDDATEGAGKLNDGINDAKGGSDDLHDGINTAKDGAGKLDQGVASAKDGAGKLNSGIGSVHSGAEELKKNLQMLAENSVSFSNGLQSADEGAKRLDEGIQKFGTAVGQMKDGNAKLLDGAKKSQSGTDQLSAGLDQSLAGLNQLNEKLPALTAGTEGLSDGAEALSVNLGKFKGGADQTKEGSAQVAEGLEQLQQKVDAMAKQSSDPQIAALKATIDQLAAGSKKVDGGVNQLSENASLLQGGADKLSEGANAVHDGQSKLGGGINQIAEGQQKLADGAKALSGGQSQLVQGLTVFGGKIGEAQDGINQLSAGSRSLSSGLGQLAQGSGQLQDGTGKLADGSGKLAEGTEKLADGSNGLVNGLGKLSDGSGDLSGGLGKLSDGSGDLSNGMNKLSDGSKELKDELGDGAKDANDVNANNDIYDMFAKPVQLKDDRLNHVPNYGTGFTPYFLSLSLFVGALVFSVIFPLRDPAVRPRNGFSWFLGKFGVLLAVGVFQAVLADLILLNVLGLEVQSLPFFFMMSVLASWTFLAIIQFLVTALDNPGRFIGILILILQLTSSAGTYPIELVPGALQHFTNFLPMTYTISAFRAIISTGDFSLMWHNVSIVLIFLIVPILGTISYLTFAHKREFRNEEQEAAV, encoded by the coding sequence ATGAAAGGATTTACTTCATTAAAAGGAGAATTTCAGGAGATTGCCAGGAAAAAGAAACTTCTGATTGCTGTTATTGCTGTGCTATTAATTCCCGTATTGTACAGCGGAACATTCCTGTGGGCATTCTGGGATCCGTACGGCAAAGTCGATCAGCTTCCTGTCGCAGTCGTCAATAAAGACAAAGGAGCCGACTTTGAAGGCGAGAAGCTGACAATCGGCAAGGATTTTGTAGATGAACTAAAGGAGAACAAAAAATTCAACTGGCAGTTCGTCGACGAGGCCGAAGCGAACCGCGGTCTTGAAAACCGCAAGTACTACATGAAAATTGAAGTGCCGGAGAACTTTTCGCAAAATGCGACCACTCTTCAGGATGTTCATCCGAAACGGCTGGAACTGATTTATACTCCGAATGAAGGGACGAACTACCTTTCAACCAAAATCGGAGACTCCGCTATGGAAAAAGTGAAGGCGGAAGTGTCATCCGAAGTAACAAAAACGTATGCTGAATCAATGTTTGATAACATTAAAGATGTCGCAAAAGGATTAGATGACGCGACAGAAGGCGCCGGTAAACTGAATGACGGAATCAATGATGCAAAGGGCGGTTCGGACGATCTTCATGATGGAATTAATACCGCTAAAGATGGTGCGGGCAAGCTGGATCAGGGAGTGGCCTCTGCCAAAGATGGAGCGGGCAAGCTGAACAGCGGGATCGGATCTGTCCATTCAGGGGCTGAAGAGCTGAAGAAAAACCTTCAAATGCTCGCTGAGAATTCAGTCTCCTTCTCAAACGGACTGCAATCGGCAGATGAGGGCGCCAAAAGGCTGGACGAGGGCATTCAAAAGTTCGGCACAGCGGTCGGGCAAATGAAGGATGGAAACGCGAAACTGCTTGACGGGGCTAAAAAGTCCCAGAGCGGAACGGATCAGCTTTCTGCAGGCCTTGATCAGTCATTAGCCGGATTAAATCAACTCAATGAAAAACTTCCGGCGCTAACGGCCGGAACAGAAGGTTTATCGGACGGTGCTGAGGCGCTGTCTGTTAATCTCGGAAAGTTCAAAGGCGGTGCAGATCAAACGAAAGAAGGGTCTGCCCAGGTAGCGGAAGGACTTGAGCAGCTCCAGCAAAAAGTGGATGCCATGGCCAAACAGTCCAGTGACCCGCAAATTGCGGCACTGAAAGCGACCATCGACCAATTGGCAGCCGGCAGCAAGAAAGTCGATGGAGGGGTAAATCAGCTTTCAGAAAATGCTTCCCTGCTGCAGGGAGGAGCGGACAAACTATCCGAAGGGGCAAATGCTGTTCACGACGGCCAGTCCAAGCTTGGCGGCGGAATCAATCAGATTGCTGAAGGGCAGCAAAAGCTTGCGGATGGAGCGAAGGCGCTATCCGGGGGTCAATCCCAGCTCGTTCAGGGCCTCACTGTATTCGGCGGGAAAATCGGGGAAGCCCAAGACGGAATCAATCAGCTTTCAGCCGGAAGCCGTTCCCTCTCAAGCGGTTTGGGCCAGCTTGCACAGGGGTCAGGACAGCTGCAGGATGGAACAGGCAAGCTGGCTGATGGTTCAGGCAAACTTGCCGAGGGAACGGAAAAGCTTGCCGACGGATCAAACGGACTTGTAAACGGCCTTGGAAAGCTATCCGATGGATCCGGTGATTTGTCTGGCGGCCTTGGAAAACTTTCGGATGGGTCAGGCGATTTATCAAACGGCATGAATAAGCTTTCTGACGGTTCAAAGGAACTGAAAGATGAGCTTGGTGACGGAGCGAAAGATGCAAATGATGTGAATGCCAACAATGATATTTATGATATGTTTGCAAAACCTGTACAGCTGAAAGATGACAGACTGAATCATGTACCGAATTATGGAACGGGATTCACTCCATACTTCCTTTCTCTGAGTTTATTTGTAGGAGCGCTCGTCTTCTCTGTTATTTTTCCATTGAGAGATCCGGCGGTCCGCCCTAGAAACGGATTCAGCTGGTTCCTTGGAAAATTCGGTGTACTTCTTGCGGTAGGAGTATTCCAGGCGGTCCTTGCAGACTTGATCTTATTGAATGTACTTGGACTTGAAGTGCAAAGTCTGCCATTCTTCTTCATGATGAGCGTTCTTGCAAGCTGGACTTTCCTGGCCATTATCCAATTCCTTGTAACAGCACTGGATAACCCGGGGCGTTTCATCGGAATTCTGATCTTGATCCTGCAGCTGACTAGCAGTGCCGGAACGTATCCAATCGAGCTGGTGCCTGGAGCGCTGCAGCATTTTACAAACTTCCTGCCGATGACATACACCATTTCGGCATTCAGAGCCATTATTTCAACAGGAGATTTCAGTTTAATGTGGCACAATGTTTCCATTGTTCTTATTTTCCTGATTGTGCCTATTCTCGGCACGATTTCATATTTGACTTTCGCCCACAAGCGGGAGTTCAGGAATGAGGAACAGGAAGCAGCCGTTTAA
- the crtI gene encoding phytoene desaturase family protein, producing MAKKIIVIGAGPGGMAAALQLAGRGYDVHVYEKQNYIGGRNSSFEMDGFTFDMGPTFLSMVHLAEEIFEESGKNLYDYLELKEIDDMYELIFDEESLHMTRDPEEMKRRIDAFAPGDGDGYLSFIKDTEQKMDRLTPILQNRMDRFRHYLSWRVLRAIPKLTLTKSLYDVLSKYFKDERVKLAFTFQSKYLGMSPWECPGAFSILSYMEHAYGVFHPIGGVNQLPKAMAKAFQELGGSIHLGQGIDKLILDGRTVRGVKLESGEEVMADEVVINGDFGHAVTNLVEDGQLKKYARQKLEKKKFSCSTFMIYLGIDKKFELPHHTILFSKDYKKYVEEITKSYSLPEDLSIYIQNASVTDPTLAPEGQSALYILAPVPSNMGSIDWDQEKAAFRDLMLKTLHERTEFKNLEQHIVTERILTPKDWEKEIFVYKGATFNLAHNLTQMMVLRPHNEFEELEHAWLVGGGTHPGSGLPTILESARITTNMIHEKHGGKPVIVKSEKRLGKAL from the coding sequence ATGGCAAAAAAAATAATTGTTATCGGCGCAGGTCCGGGCGGGATGGCTGCGGCTCTCCAGCTTGCTGGAAGAGGGTATGACGTTCACGTTTATGAGAAGCAAAACTATATCGGCGGACGAAACTCTTCATTCGAGATGGACGGATTTACATTCGACATGGGCCCCACTTTCCTGAGCATGGTGCATCTGGCGGAAGAAATCTTTGAGGAATCAGGAAAAAATTTATACGACTACCTGGAGCTAAAAGAAATCGATGATATGTATGAACTGATTTTTGATGAGGAAAGTCTTCATATGACCCGCGATCCGGAAGAAATGAAGCGCAGAATCGATGCATTTGCACCGGGGGACGGAGATGGGTATCTTTCGTTTATAAAAGATACAGAACAAAAAATGGACCGTCTGACTCCGATTCTGCAAAACAGAATGGACCGTTTCCGGCATTATTTAAGCTGGAGGGTTCTGAGAGCGATTCCTAAGCTCACACTGACTAAAAGTCTTTACGATGTCCTGTCTAAATATTTTAAAGATGAGCGCGTCAAACTTGCCTTTACTTTTCAATCGAAATATTTAGGCATGTCTCCATGGGAATGCCCCGGTGCATTCTCCATTCTCTCCTATATGGAACACGCATACGGCGTTTTTCATCCAATCGGCGGCGTCAATCAGCTTCCGAAGGCGATGGCAAAAGCATTTCAAGAACTCGGAGGGAGCATTCATCTTGGGCAGGGAATTGACAAGCTAATCCTCGATGGACGGACGGTCCGGGGTGTGAAGCTTGAATCAGGTGAAGAAGTGATGGCCGATGAAGTGGTCATCAACGGGGATTTCGGTCATGCGGTGACCAACTTGGTGGAAGACGGGCAGCTCAAAAAATATGCGAGGCAGAAACTGGAGAAAAAGAAATTCTCCTGTTCTACTTTTATGATTTATCTCGGCATAGATAAAAAGTTTGAACTCCCGCATCATACCATTCTTTTTTCGAAAGACTATAAGAAATATGTGGAAGAAATCACGAAAAGCTATTCCCTGCCGGAGGATTTGTCCATTTACATCCAAAATGCAAGTGTGACAGACCCGACGCTTGCACCGGAAGGCCAATCGGCTCTATATATCCTCGCCCCTGTTCCGAGCAATATGGGCAGCATCGACTGGGATCAGGAAAAAGCAGCATTCAGGGATCTTATGCTGAAAACGCTGCATGAACGGACAGAGTTCAAAAACCTGGAACAGCATATAGTCACCGAACGGATTCTGACCCCGAAGGATTGGGAAAAAGAGATTTTCGTATATAAAGGGGCTACGTTCAACCTGGCCCACAATCTGACACAAATGATGGTGCTCCGGCCGCATAATGAATTTGAAGAACTGGAACATGCATGGCTTGTCGGGGGCGGAACACACCCTGGAAGCGGCCTCCCTACTATTCTTGAATCAGCGAGGATCACAACCAATATGATTCATGAAAAACACGGCGGGAAGCCGGTCATCGTAAAATCTGAGAAAAGGCTGGGGAAAGCGTTATGA
- the crtI gene encoding phytoene desaturase family protein → MRATIAGGGIGGLITALLMKKNGFNVTIFEKNDRLGGRLAYVKEGEYKIDEGPTIVLLPEMLQRILREAGISDSEYELVSLDPLYKLHFADGTTYSKYSDYEKQMDELKNHFPGEEKGFQRFMKDMDTRFRLGNDQFLEKTFVDRRSFWTQNNIRTLMKLKAYRNVHQSLKAYYTDERLRQAYSLQTLYIGGNPFESPAIYSLVSYSEHKHGVYYMRGGYARLVEVLEEALIRNGVEIRKNALVQSVKSDGVKAQGLYVNGDYHETDYLIMNGDFPSVTHMLEPYAPKREYVPSSGCLLLYMGLDKVYNEANVHQFFMGSDFQQHMHQIFVSKEVPSDPSIYAFHPSIIDSSLAPEGKSVLYALIPVPSGSHIDWDQQNEFTDRIIETLERRGFPGLRDHIVWKKVKSPNDAKREGLFEGGSFGLAPTLFQSGVFRPQVKPSKLENVYAAGASIHPGGGIPLVMQGAKMMVSVLMEDANIHKGVSLSGKPERSVRTM, encoded by the coding sequence ATGAGAGCAACGATAGCAGGCGGCGGAATCGGCGGCTTAATCACAGCTTTATTGATGAAAAAGAACGGGTTTAATGTTACGATATTTGAAAAGAATGACAGGCTCGGAGGACGGCTCGCCTATGTAAAAGAAGGAGAATACAAAATAGACGAGGGGCCGACCATCGTTCTCCTCCCGGAGATGCTCCAGCGTATTTTGAGAGAAGCCGGGATTTCCGACAGCGAATACGAACTTGTCTCACTCGATCCTCTTTATAAGCTGCATTTTGCAGACGGAACCACCTATTCCAAGTATTCGGATTATGAAAAGCAAATGGATGAACTGAAAAATCACTTCCCCGGAGAAGAAAAAGGCTTCCAGCGGTTTATGAAGGATATGGATACGAGATTCCGTCTCGGGAATGATCAGTTCCTTGAGAAAACATTTGTTGACCGCCGTTCTTTCTGGACGCAAAACAACATTCGCACGCTGATGAAACTCAAGGCGTACCGGAATGTGCATCAATCCCTGAAAGCCTATTATACGGATGAGAGGCTTAGACAGGCATACTCGCTGCAAACCTTATATATCGGAGGGAACCCGTTTGAATCACCGGCGATTTATTCCCTCGTTTCCTACAGCGAGCATAAGCATGGCGTGTATTATATGAGAGGCGGATATGCCCGGCTAGTGGAAGTGCTGGAAGAAGCCCTCATCCGGAATGGTGTGGAAATCAGAAAAAATGCGCTCGTCCAGTCGGTCAAGTCGGATGGCGTGAAGGCTCAGGGGCTGTATGTAAACGGGGACTATCATGAAACGGATTACCTGATCATGAATGGAGATTTTCCTTCGGTGACCCATATGCTTGAGCCGTACGCTCCGAAACGGGAATATGTTCCCTCATCCGGCTGCCTGCTTCTGTATATGGGGCTGGACAAGGTGTATAATGAGGCAAATGTTCATCAGTTTTTTATGGGATCTGATTTTCAGCAGCATATGCATCAAATCTTTGTATCAAAGGAAGTTCCGTCTGATCCATCCATCTATGCGTTCCATCCTTCAATTATTGATTCCTCGCTTGCACCAGAAGGGAAAAGTGTGCTGTATGCACTCATTCCGGTCCCTTCAGGAAGCCATATTGACTGGGATCAGCAAAATGAATTTACAGACCGAATTATAGAAACACTGGAAAGAAGAGGATTTCCGGGCTTGAGAGACCATATTGTCTGGAAAAAAGTAAAATCACCGAACGACGCGAAAAGAGAAGGGCTCTTTGAAGGGGGCAGCTTCGGACTTGCTCCAACCCTGTTCCAGTCCGGAGTCTTCCGTCCCCAGGTCAAACCTTCCAAATTGGAGAATGTCTATGCAGCAGGTGCTTCCATTCACCCGGGCGGCGGAATACCGCTCGTGATGCAGGGAGCAAAAATGATGGTATCCGTACTAATGGAAGATGCAAACATACACAAAGGGGTGAGCTTAAGTGGAAAACCTGAAAGAAGCGTACGCACAATGTGA
- a CDS encoding phytoene/squalene synthase family protein yields MENLKEAYAQCEELIKIHSKSFYKAFSLLPAEKKRAVWAVYAFCRTVDDIVDEGAEPEKELQAFEEDFRRFLNREHDRNHYIWLALEDTFSRYDMDEEAFWDMIKGQRMDLTKTRYETLEEVFDYSYHVASAVGLMLLPILAPRKKETLRNGAIALGIAMQLTNILRDIGEDLDRDRIYLPKEVLDQFGYSESELEAGIINDSFISVWEYLAFEAEAYYEEAMDTIDLYPLHSRTPVKAAAFFYKAILNKVRGNHYRVFGERNYVTQDEKISILSQM; encoded by the coding sequence GTGGAAAACCTGAAAGAAGCGTACGCACAATGTGAAGAACTCATTAAAATCCATTCCAAATCCTTTTATAAAGCATTTTCACTCCTCCCAGCAGAAAAGAAACGGGCGGTATGGGCTGTTTATGCTTTTTGCCGCACGGTGGATGACATTGTAGATGAAGGGGCAGAGCCTGAAAAAGAGCTTCAGGCTTTTGAAGAAGACTTCAGACGCTTTTTAAACAGGGAGCATGACCGCAACCACTACATATGGCTTGCTCTGGAAGACACATTCAGCCGCTACGATATGGATGAAGAAGCTTTCTGGGATATGATCAAAGGCCAGAGAATGGATTTGACAAAAACAAGATATGAAACACTGGAGGAAGTGTTCGACTATTCCTACCATGTGGCAAGCGCCGTCGGCCTGATGCTGCTGCCGATTCTCGCTCCGAGGAAAAAGGAGACGCTCCGCAATGGTGCGATTGCCCTTGGCATCGCCATGCAGCTCACCAATATTCTTCGCGACATTGGCGAAGACCTTGACCGGGACCGGATCTATCTTCCGAAAGAAGTCCTTGACCAGTTCGGGTACAGCGAATCAGAACTTGAAGCAGGCATCATTAATGATTCATTCATTTCCGTCTGGGAGTATCTAGCCTTTGAGGCAGAGGCCTACTACGAAGAAGCGATGGATACGATTGATTTATATCCGCTCCACTCCAGAACACCTGTGAAAGCAGCGGCCTTTTTCTATAAAGCCATTTTGAATAAGGTGCGCGGCAACCATTACCGGGTTTTTGGAGAGCGCAACTATGTCACACAGGATGAAAAAATCTCCATCCTTTCACAAATGTAA
- a CDS encoding MFS transporter, translated as MKNTGRLLAIAMGEGLVFAYAVERLFAESRGLSIADMQNLIIFYAVISALLEIPCGALADVWKKKYVLAAGLFICYFEFVCSIFSYDLYGFGIAYLAAAIGGSLKSGVTESILYMSLKEHGREEEYVKWNGRCHFAANAVLGLSGIAGGYLAYYTSYEIPYWLSLLGFPICLYFALTLEEPEKGLSEKKDQKKIRSQLKAGIVYAFTSRRLLVIILASGISGSVLHSELHEMSMLVYPEIGIAVLYFGYISFLITGSSAAANLLSEKYESRGWGLKPAFAAAAAAIFLFGFVQHWSAVLYVIAAIAVLEMISPILSARLQEKASDEWRVTVTSIEAFTGNLLSIVIGMGFGYAADLYGVQLAFQLLSCILLVLLLFRLNPE; from the coding sequence ATGAAAAATACCGGCAGGCTTCTCGCCATTGCAATGGGCGAAGGGCTCGTTTTTGCCTATGCTGTGGAGCGGCTCTTTGCTGAATCGCGCGGTTTATCCATTGCCGATATGCAAAATCTGATTATATTTTATGCGGTGATCAGTGCCTTGCTGGAAATTCCGTGCGGTGCATTAGCGGATGTTTGGAAGAAAAAGTATGTGCTCGCAGCCGGATTATTTATCTGTTATTTTGAGTTCGTATGTTCTATATTTTCCTATGACCTATATGGGTTCGGCATCGCCTATTTGGCGGCAGCGATCGGCGGTTCGTTAAAGTCGGGTGTCACTGAGTCTATTCTTTATATGTCTTTAAAGGAACATGGCAGGGAAGAGGAATATGTAAAATGGAACGGCCGCTGTCACTTTGCTGCCAATGCGGTTCTCGGACTTTCTGGTATAGCGGGGGGCTATCTGGCGTATTACACATCCTATGAAATTCCTTATTGGCTATCATTGCTCGGCTTCCCGATATGTCTTTATTTTGCCCTCACCCTGGAGGAACCAGAAAAAGGATTATCAGAAAAAAAGGATCAGAAAAAGATACGGAGTCAGCTTAAAGCGGGCATTGTCTATGCATTCACAAGCAGAAGATTGCTTGTCATAATTTTGGCAAGCGGCATTTCCGGATCGGTTCTGCACAGTGAGCTGCACGAGATGAGTATGCTTGTTTATCCGGAAATCGGGATTGCGGTTTTGTACTTTGGATACATCAGCTTTTTGATTACCGGTTCAAGTGCTGCGGCAAATCTCCTAAGTGAGAAGTATGAAAGCCGGGGATGGGGGCTAAAACCGGCATTTGCTGCTGCGGCAGCGGCCATTTTCCTTTTTGGCTTTGTTCAGCATTGGAGTGCTGTTCTGTATGTCATTGCCGCTATCGCAGTCTTGGAAATGATCAGCCCTATCCTCTCAGCCCGGCTGCAGGAAAAGGCATCCGATGAATGGCGGGTTACCGTGACATCGATAGAGGCATTCACAGGCAATCTGCTGAGCATCGTGATTGGAATGGGCTTTGGCTATGCGGCAGACCTGTACGGTGTTCAGCTGGCCTTCCAGCTTTTGTCCTGTATTCTCCTTGTGCTGCTCCTATTTAGGCTGAATCCTGAATAG
- the crtI gene encoding phytoene desaturase family protein produces the protein MKKAVVVGAGLGGLSAAITLASKGWDVTVAEKNSHSGGKLMPVMLGSYQFDFGPNTITMPQVFEQVFRHARKKMEDFLEMVKLEQHTVNYFPDGTRFFLSSDKEAMKRQLKDLDPKGHKNYGRFLEEISRLYRLSEAHFFPRMFKSVMDYASPSLSYAFMRVRPLETMDHFFRKYFGNEQVIQAFNRYATYIGSSPYQSPATFAMIAYLELVQGVYYVKGGNTKIAESFYKIAQEMGVQFIMNTKVQELQVSNKRINTVLLENGQELTADEVILNADLLKAFPELVAESDRPHFTDKKRNGYAPSISAFVITAGAEGKFDQLGHHNVFFSNDYRSEFDELFKRQAYSSDPTIYISNSAYTDPSQAPDGSNLFILVNAPPLTEDGRLQVSPQSYKAIIYKKLEDHGLSLTGRIREERIFTPLDIQDTFGAYRGALYGISANKKWDAFMRPSNFPADIQNLSFAGGSTHPGGGSPMVTISGMNVAEEIARRSK, from the coding sequence ATGAAAAAGGCGGTTGTCGTTGGAGCCGGGCTTGGCGGATTGTCTGCAGCCATTACCCTTGCAAGCAAAGGCTGGGACGTAACGGTGGCGGAAAAAAACAGCCATTCCGGCGGAAAATTAATGCCAGTCATGCTCGGATCGTACCAGTTCGATTTCGGGCCGAATACGATTACCATGCCTCAGGTGTTTGAACAAGTATTCCGGCATGCCAGAAAAAAGATGGAAGACTTTCTGGAAATGGTCAAGCTTGAACAGCATACGGTCAATTACTTTCCGGATGGGACCCGTTTTTTCCTGAGCAGTGATAAAGAGGCGATGAAACGGCAGCTGAAGGACCTGGATCCAAAGGGACATAAGAACTACGGGCGGTTCCTTGAAGAGATTTCAAGATTGTACCGATTATCAGAAGCACACTTTTTCCCGAGAATGTTTAAAAGCGTGATGGATTACGCCTCTCCAAGTCTCAGCTATGCATTTATGCGCGTCCGTCCGCTGGAGACCATGGATCATTTTTTCAGAAAATACTTCGGGAATGAACAGGTGATTCAGGCATTCAACCGATACGCTACCTATATCGGCTCCTCTCCCTATCAATCTCCCGCAACCTTTGCGATGATTGCCTATTTGGAGCTTGTACAGGGTGTGTATTATGTGAAAGGCGGAAATACGAAGATTGCAGAGTCCTTTTATAAAATTGCCCAGGAAATGGGTGTCCAGTTTATCATGAACACGAAGGTTCAGGAGCTGCAGGTTTCCAACAAACGAATCAACACGGTTCTGCTTGAAAACGGACAGGAGCTGACTGCCGACGAGGTGATCTTGAACGCGGATCTGCTGAAGGCGTTCCCGGAGCTTGTCGCAGAATCAGACAGGCCTCATTTTACGGATAAAAAAAGAAACGGGTATGCACCTTCGATCTCTGCTTTTGTCATAACGGCCGGCGCCGAAGGGAAATTTGACCAGCTGGGCCACCATAATGTCTTTTTCTCAAACGATTACCGCAGTGAATTTGATGAGCTTTTCAAAAGACAGGCCTATAGCAGCGATCCAACCATCTATATCAGCAACTCCGCTTATACGGACCCATCACAGGCCCCGGACGGAAGCAATCTGTTCATCCTGGTGAATGCCCCGCCTCTCACAGAGGATGGAAGGCTTCAAGTGTCGCCGCAAAGCTATAAAGCTATTATTTATAAAAAATTGGAGGACCATGGACTTTCTCTTACCGGCAGAATCAGAGAGGAGCGGATCTTCACACCGCTTGATATTCAGGATACGTTCGGAGCGTACCGTGGGGCCTTATACGGCATTTCTGCCAATAAAAAATGGGATGCCTTTATGAGGCCAAGTAATTTCCCTGCCGATATACAGAACCTCTCCTTCGCAGGAGGAAGCACGCATCCGGGTGGCGGATCACCGATGGTGACAATCAGCGGGATGAATGTGGCGGAGGAGATTGCCAGGAGATCAAAATGA
- a CDS encoding lysophospholipid acyltransferase family protein, whose product MIEASKSKWFDFGFSKYVNRLFKQHFRGIFIMAPSALPDHALWCSNHSSWWDGLVLHYLNRTVLKHDFHVMMHEKGLKDFPYFRKMGAFSVNRDHPREIIHSVQYAGTLLNEGKSAAIFPQGDEKHLEQRPLGFLSGIIAIAEKSPDTPILPIALYYSFGAEKKQELYIQIGEPLAYSSLTGSRKEKTYRLEELFTVQLDGLRAKVISGKTGDFRNVL is encoded by the coding sequence ATGATCGAAGCCAGCAAAAGCAAGTGGTTTGATTTTGGTTTTTCCAAATATGTGAACAGGCTGTTTAAGCAGCATTTCAGAGGGATTTTCATAATGGCTCCTTCAGCCCTCCCTGATCATGCATTGTGGTGCTCCAACCACAGCTCCTGGTGGGACGGCCTTGTTTTGCACTATCTGAACCGGACGGTGCTGAAACACGATTTCCATGTCATGATGCATGAAAAAGGCTTAAAGGATTTCCCTTATTTCAGAAAAATGGGAGCTTTTTCGGTGAACCGTGATCATCCTCGGGAAATCATTCATTCGGTCCAATACGCAGGAACGCTGCTGAATGAGGGGAAAAGTGCCGCCATTTTTCCACAGGGGGATGAAAAGCACCTGGAACAGAGGCCGCTTGGGTTTTTATCCGGGATTATCGCCATCGCTGAAAAAAGTCCGGATACTCCTATTCTGCCGATTGCCCTCTATTATTCATTCGGAGCTGAGAAAAAACAGGAGCTATACATACAGATTGGCGAGCCTTTGGCCTATTCAAGCCTTACAGGAAGCCGGAAAGAAAAGACATATAGGCTGGAGGAGCTTTTTACCGTTCAGCTCGACGGACTCCGGGCCAAGGTGATTTCCGGAAAGACAGGAGATTTCCGAAATGTTCTATAA
- a CDS encoding carotenoid biosynthesis protein yields the protein MKADHWLYVFFLIWYGCGVILLGFDILPVWLEWANVVFLMVAGLLGGVYFYHTYGKALGTALSLSVIFLSIFAEHLGVEYGILFGDYYYTRDFGPQLMSVPIAIGFAWLMIIAGSHALLKAVLPEAPAVIFSAIGALLAVMIDLIIDPVAYEVKNYWVWTADSFYYNIPFSNFSGWFITAFVLHMIIQLAGKKTFKQVPLWQNRIVLVYFLVLFMFVLLAAIHFLWLAVAFTVIPAAAVLSVYILSVKRGSHDRSQQKQVV from the coding sequence TTGAAAGCGGATCATTGGCTTTACGTATTTTTTCTTATTTGGTACGGCTGCGGTGTTATATTGCTTGGATTTGACATTCTGCCTGTCTGGCTGGAATGGGCTAATGTCGTCTTTCTCATGGTAGCCGGTCTTTTAGGCGGCGTTTATTTTTATCATACATACGGAAAGGCACTTGGAACGGCCTTATCGCTCTCGGTCATCTTCCTCTCCATATTCGCTGAGCATTTGGGTGTGGAGTATGGCATTTTGTTTGGAGATTATTATTATACGAGAGACTTCGGCCCGCAGCTGATGAGCGTTCCCATTGCGATTGGGTTTGCCTGGCTGATGATAATAGCGGGATCCCATGCCCTGTTAAAAGCGGTTTTGCCTGAGGCACCTGCGGTCATCTTCAGTGCCATCGGCGCTCTACTTGCTGTTATGATTGATTTGATTATTGATCCGGTCGCATATGAAGTGAAAAACTATTGGGTGTGGACAGCGGACAGCTTCTATTACAATATCCCCTTTTCGAATTTTTCAGGATGGTTTATTACCGCATTTGTCCTGCATATGATCATTCAGCTGGCTGGGAAAAAGACATTCAAACAGGTCCCGCTCTGGCAAAACAGGATTGTTCTTGTTTACTTTTTAGTGCTCTTCATGTTTGTCCTGCTCGCAGCGATTCATTTCCTATGGCTTGCGGTTGCGTTCACTGTAATCCCTGCCGCTGCTGTCCTGTCTGTCTATATTTTATCTGTAAAGAGGGGTTCACATGATCGAAGCCAGCAAAAGCAAGTGGTTTGA